In the Geobacter sp. FeAm09 genome, one interval contains:
- a CDS encoding MXAN_5187 C-terminal domain-containing protein has translation MGIAEDFTTLEQMLADLVLRYEQYFSGLEKREPLPLRGEVEKAVRRYTGTPISNTMLKHKFATLVARLNTYREHWNRILRLMEEGKYSRDRFISDLHQRQRGSASPARSGADRLGPAGADSQVERVYREYCEARKSCNLPTDTISRDQIRAAIEKQKPAIKGKLGTDDLVFRVVVENGKPKIKAGLKK, from the coding sequence ATGGGGATTGCCGAGGATTTCACCACCCTCGAACAGATGCTGGCCGATCTCGTCCTGCGCTACGAGCAGTATTTCTCCGGCCTGGAGAAACGGGAGCCGCTCCCCCTGCGCGGCGAGGTGGAAAAGGCCGTGCGCCGCTATACCGGCACGCCCATCAGCAACACCATGCTCAAGCACAAGTTCGCCACCCTGGTCGCCCGCCTCAACACCTACCGGGAACACTGGAACCGCATCCTCCGGCTCATGGAGGAAGGGAAATATTCCCGCGACCGCTTCATCAGCGACCTGCATCAAAGACAGCGGGGCTCCGCTTCGCCGGCAAGGTCCGGGGCCGACCGGCTGGGGCCGGCCGGGGCGGACAGCCAGGTGGAACGGGTCTACCGGGAATACTGCGAAGCCCGCAAAAGCTGCAACCTGCCGACGGACACCATCAGCCGCGACCAGATCCGGGCGGCCATCGAGAAACAGAAGCCGGCCATCAAAGGGAAACTGGGGACCGACGACCTGGTTTTCCGGGTGGTGGTGGAAAACGGCAAACCCAAGATCAAGGCCGGTCTGAAAAAATGA
- a CDS encoding pyruvate, water dikinase regulatory protein, translating into MKTIYVLSDSTGETAERVIKAALSQFYEEDVKVNRVFQIRSQNDLQQALAIVVREPGMLVYTLVDPHLSEAVERVAEEHGLIAVDLLSSLIYNLSRYLGTPSREIPGLLHRIDTDYHKRIEAVDFTVKHDDGQEPRYLYKADLVLVGVSRSSKTPLSMYLAHKGYKVANVPLVKGIEPPVELFQIDQTKIVGLIIDAKRLVEIRTSRLLNMRQSPRGSYADYQQVEDEVAYCRKLYRQHPEWMTIDVTNKSVEESASEIMRRRDEPPLY; encoded by the coding sequence ATGAAAACGATCTACGTCCTTTCCGACTCAACCGGCGAGACGGCCGAACGGGTGATCAAGGCGGCTCTTTCTCAGTTCTACGAAGAGGATGTCAAGGTCAACCGCGTGTTCCAGATCCGTTCCCAGAACGATCTGCAACAGGCCTTGGCCATAGTGGTGCGCGAACCGGGGATGCTGGTCTATACCCTGGTGGACCCGCACCTCTCCGAGGCGGTCGAGCGGGTCGCGGAGGAGCACGGCCTTATCGCCGTGGACCTGCTGAGCAGCCTGATCTACAACCTGTCGCGCTATCTGGGGACCCCTTCTCGGGAGATTCCCGGCCTGTTGCACCGTATCGACACCGACTACCACAAGCGGATCGAGGCGGTGGATTTCACGGTCAAGCACGACGACGGCCAGGAGCCCCGGTACCTGTACAAGGCCGATCTGGTCCTGGTGGGGGTTTCCCGGTCGTCCAAGACCCCTCTTTCCATGTATCTGGCCCACAAGGGGTACAAGGTGGCCAACGTGCCGCTGGTGAAGGGGATCGAGCCGCCGGTGGAGCTGTTCCAGATCGACCAGACCAAGATCGTGGGTTTGATCATCGACGCCAAGCGCCTGGTGGAGATCCGCACCTCCCGCCTGCTCAACATGCGGCAGAGTCCCCGCGGGAGCTATGCCGATTATCAGCAGGTGGAGGACGAGGTGGCGTACTGCAGGAAACTGTACCGGCAGCACCCGGAATGGATGACCATCGATGTGACCAACAAATCGGTGGAGGAGTCGGCGTCCGAGATCATGCGGCGCCGGGATGAGCCGCCCCTCTATTGA
- a CDS encoding response regulator transcription factor has product MNILVVEDEKKVASFIKRGLEDDNYKVAVAYDGLDGFRQARDGDYNLVIMDMMLPKKDGMTVVRELREAGNRVPVLMLTARDNMEDIVSGLDAGSDDYLTKPFAFAELLARVRALLRRGEQDRGAEIRFADLRLDPVSHKVWRGSKEIDLTSKEYGLLEYLMRNPNTVLSRAMIAEHVWDYAFDSFTNIIDVYVNYLRKKIDKDYANKLIHTVRGQGYILREG; this is encoded by the coding sequence ATGAACATTCTCGTGGTTGAAGACGAAAAAAAGGTCGCCAGCTTCATCAAGCGCGGCCTCGAGGACGACAACTACAAGGTTGCGGTGGCCTACGACGGCCTCGATGGCTTCAGGCAGGCCCGGGACGGCGACTACAATCTGGTCATCATGGATATGATGCTGCCCAAGAAGGACGGCATGACGGTGGTCAGGGAGCTGCGGGAGGCGGGAAACCGCGTGCCGGTGCTGATGCTGACCGCCCGGGACAACATGGAGGACATCGTCTCCGGCCTGGACGCCGGGTCCGACGACTACCTCACCAAGCCGTTCGCCTTTGCCGAACTGCTGGCCCGCGTCCGTGCCCTTCTGCGGAGGGGCGAGCAGGACCGGGGCGCCGAGATCCGTTTCGCCGACCTGCGGCTCGACCCGGTCAGCCACAAGGTGTGGCGCGGCAGCAAGGAGATCGACCTGACGTCCAAGGAGTACGGCCTCCTGGAGTACCTGATGCGCAACCCCAACACCGTCCTCTCCCGGGCCATGATCGCCGAGCACGTATGGGACTACGCCTTCGACAGCTTTACCAACATCATCGACGTGTATGTCAACTACCTGCGCAAGAAGATCGACAAGGATTATGCCAACAAGCTGATCCACACCGTGCGCGGGCAGGGATACATCCTGCGGGAGGGGTAG
- a CDS encoding DegQ family serine endoprotease → MSTPFVSTVRLLVAGLIAALAIPAMSIAKPIGPDFVELAKRLKPTVVNIRTTKNIKPRQRARHPQFQQNPFNNFFDDFFGRYFDETPQQRPRREQALGTGFIISAEGYILTNNHVVSGADEVMVKLSDGREIKGELKGSDEKLDLALIKISEKEKLPVAELGNSDNLEVGEWVMAIGNPFGLAQTVTAGIVSAKGRVIGSGPYDDYIQTDASINPGNSGGPLFDVNGKVIGINTAIIAGGQGIGFAIPINMAKDIVTQLRDKGKVTRGYLGVRFQPLTADLAKSFGLDSDKGALIANVEKDTPADKAGLKAGDIILEYDGKPITEGNELPRYVAVTPIDKKVKLVIFRDGKKQEVGVTIARLKDGEAQAAAPGTTESASIGIVVQELTKELASRLGIRDSKGLIVSEVKPGSPAEEAGISAGDMVVEINGQRPDTQEKYTAAAAALKKGDVARLLLKRPDGAIYYVAVRIDQ, encoded by the coding sequence ATGTCCACACCATTCGTGTCCACTGTCCGTCTTCTGGTCGCCGGCCTGATTGCCGCCCTGGCAATCCCGGCCATGTCCATCGCCAAGCCGATCGGTCCCGATTTTGTCGAGCTGGCGAAACGGCTCAAGCCGACCGTCGTCAACATCCGGACCACCAAGAACATCAAGCCGCGGCAACGCGCACGGCACCCCCAATTCCAGCAGAACCCCTTCAACAATTTCTTCGACGATTTCTTCGGCCGCTATTTCGACGAGACGCCCCAACAGCGGCCGCGCCGTGAACAGGCCCTGGGCACCGGTTTCATCATCAGCGCCGAAGGGTACATCCTGACCAACAACCACGTGGTCAGCGGCGCCGACGAGGTGATGGTCAAGCTTTCCGACGGCCGGGAAATCAAGGGAGAGCTCAAGGGGAGCGACGAAAAGCTCGACCTGGCCCTGATCAAGATCAGCGAGAAGGAGAAGCTGCCGGTTGCCGAACTGGGCAACAGCGACAACCTTGAGGTCGGGGAGTGGGTCATGGCCATCGGCAATCCCTTCGGCCTGGCCCAGACCGTCACGGCCGGGATCGTCAGCGCCAAGGGGCGCGTGATCGGCAGCGGCCCCTATGACGACTATATCCAGACCGACGCCTCCATCAACCCGGGCAACTCCGGCGGGCCGCTCTTCGATGTCAACGGCAAGGTCATCGGCATCAATACCGCCATCATCGCCGGGGGCCAGGGGATCGGCTTTGCCATCCCCATCAACATGGCAAAGGACATCGTGACCCAACTGCGCGACAAGGGGAAGGTCACCAGGGGCTATCTGGGGGTCCGCTTCCAGCCGCTGACCGCAGACCTGGCCAAGTCCTTCGGCCTGGATTCGGACAAGGGGGCCCTGATCGCCAACGTGGAGAAGGACACCCCGGCCGATAAGGCCGGCCTCAAGGCGGGCGACATCATCCTGGAGTACGACGGCAAGCCGATCACCGAAGGGAATGAGCTCCCCCGCTACGTGGCGGTCACCCCCATCGACAAGAAGGTCAAGCTGGTGATCTTCCGTGACGGCAAGAAGCAGGAGGTCGGGGTGACCATCGCCCGTCTGAAGGACGGCGAGGCCCAGGCCGCAGCCCCCGGCACCACCGAGAGCGCCTCCATCGGCATCGTGGTGCAGGAACTGACCAAGGAGTTAGCCTCCCGCCTGGGAATCAGGGACAGCAAGGGGCTGATCGTCAGCGAGGTCAAACCCGGTTCCCCCGCCGAGGAGGCGGGGATCTCCGCCGGCGACATGGTCGTCGAGATCAACGGTCAGCGGCCGGACACCCAGGAGAAATACACCGCCGCGGCGGCCGCCCTGAAAAAGGGCGACGTGGCCCGCCTGCTTCTGAAACGACCCGACGGCGCGATTTACTACGTTGCCGTAAGAATCGACCAATAA
- a CDS encoding 4Fe-4S binding protein has translation MSARYVQPLRILVQFCFLGFMLWLGFRFYQFVHYLRVGGASAPVPRPDGIEGFLPISGLLGLAGWFKGLGINPIHPAAVVIFLTILGVSLLLRRSFCSWICPVATISECSWKGGFKGFKRNLRLPRWLDVTLRGLKYLLMAFFIYSIAIAMPAEALRDFILSDYHKVADVRLLDFFLHISSTALVIILVLVAASIILRNPFCRYLCPYGALLGLVALLSPVRVTRNSSRCVSCGVCNQVCPAAIDVMHKQSVNSPECIGCWRCVSHCRVESALSMRAAGRFAIPGIVFALLVVLLFWGGTLAGKLTGHWRTVLDSAEYGRLLGR, from the coding sequence ATGTCCGCTCGTTACGTCCAGCCGCTCCGTATCCTGGTCCAGTTCTGCTTTCTCGGCTTCATGCTCTGGCTGGGGTTCAGGTTCTACCAGTTCGTCCACTATCTCCGCGTCGGCGGCGCCTCCGCCCCCGTGCCGCGTCCCGACGGCATCGAAGGTTTCCTCCCCATCTCCGGGCTGTTGGGCCTGGCCGGCTGGTTCAAGGGGTTGGGCATCAACCCGATCCACCCGGCAGCGGTGGTGATCTTCCTGACCATACTCGGCGTGTCCCTGCTGCTGCGGCGCTCCTTCTGCTCGTGGATCTGTCCGGTGGCCACCATCTCGGAATGTTCCTGGAAGGGAGGGTTCAAGGGGTTCAAGCGCAACCTCCGGCTGCCCCGCTGGCTGGATGTGACCCTGCGCGGCCTGAAATACCTGCTGATGGCCTTTTTCATCTACTCCATCGCCATCGCCATGCCGGCCGAGGCGTTGCGCGACTTCATCCTCTCCGACTACCACAAGGTTGCCGACGTGCGGCTGTTGGACTTCTTCCTGCACATCTCCTCCACGGCCCTGGTCATCATCCTGGTGCTGGTGGCGGCTTCCATCATCCTGCGCAACCCCTTTTGCCGCTACCTCTGCCCCTACGGCGCGCTCTTGGGGCTTGTGGCCCTGCTCTCACCGGTCAGGGTCACCCGCAACAGCAGCCGCTGCGTCTCCTGCGGGGTCTGCAACCAGGTCTGCCCCGCCGCTATCGACGTCATGCACAAGCAGAGCGTCAACTCCCCCGAGTGCATCGGCTGCTGGCGCTGCGTCAGCCACTGCCGGGTGGAGAGCGCGCTCTCCATGCGCGCCGCAGGACGGTTCGCCATCCCCGGCATCGTCTTTGCCCTGCTGGTGGTACTGCTTTTCTGGGGGGGAACCCTGGCGGGCAAGCTGACCGGCCACTGGCGCACGGTGCTGGATAGCGCCGAGTACGGCAGGCTGCTGGGGAGGTAG
- the rdgC gene encoding recombination-associated protein RdgC — protein MGVYANTVSITQYTITGDLPKSDQFQWFSEKLSARGFQSIENSAEESSEGWTLVDHPDNAAFEAPSDFWRDNYLVFSLRRDQRKVPAALLKSHTGREEGAFLAQHPNLRRAPKKKREEIKEQVQLHLLTKSLPVPSSVDVVWDLKSGVLTLFSLGTKVLERFEDLFRKTFEGFSPVIVHPIARARMLVEGQMLDKLEAANLAGSDAVAAQIRDNQWLGWDFLLWLLQRGVNGEGDFSVSRPGHFGTGERFSAWIDDRIQFQGGSEEGSIQKVTVSGSQDSYLEAISALKGGKRITSATICMEKDENPWRLTLKGETFGFASLKCPQVRIEKDATVDQMSEREAVFYERMFLLEQGVQLFDSLLSAFLNERLADAWGARLAAVQAWLDGK, from the coding sequence ATGGGAGTCTATGCCAACACCGTCAGCATCACCCAGTACACCATAACCGGCGACCTGCCGAAGAGCGACCAGTTCCAGTGGTTTTCCGAAAAGCTGTCCGCCCGCGGGTTCCAGTCCATCGAAAACTCCGCCGAGGAATCCTCCGAAGGATGGACCCTGGTGGATCATCCCGATAACGCCGCCTTCGAGGCGCCCTCCGATTTCTGGCGGGACAACTACTTGGTATTCTCCCTGCGCCGCGACCAGCGCAAGGTGCCGGCCGCCCTGCTCAAATCCCACACCGGCCGGGAGGAGGGAGCCTTCCTGGCCCAGCACCCCAACCTGCGCCGGGCGCCCAAAAAGAAACGGGAGGAGATCAAGGAACAGGTGCAACTGCACCTGTTGACCAAGTCGCTCCCGGTCCCCTCCAGCGTGGACGTGGTCTGGGACCTGAAAAGCGGCGTGCTGACCCTGTTCAGTCTGGGGACCAAGGTGCTGGAGCGCTTCGAGGATCTCTTCCGCAAGACCTTCGAGGGGTTCAGCCCGGTGATCGTCCACCCCATTGCCCGGGCCCGGATGCTGGTGGAGGGGCAGATGCTGGACAAGCTGGAAGCCGCCAACCTGGCCGGGTCGGATGCGGTGGCGGCCCAGATCCGCGACAACCAGTGGCTGGGGTGGGATTTCCTCCTCTGGCTCCTGCAGCGGGGGGTCAACGGCGAAGGGGATTTCTCCGTCAGCCGTCCGGGGCATTTCGGCACCGGCGAGCGGTTCTCCGCCTGGATCGACGACCGGATCCAGTTTCAGGGGGGAAGCGAGGAGGGGAGCATCCAGAAGGTCACCGTCTCCGGTTCCCAGGACAGCTACCTGGAGGCGATCTCGGCCCTCAAGGGGGGGAAAAGGATCACCAGCGCCACCATCTGCATGGAAAAGGACGAAAACCCCTGGAGATTGACCCTCAAGGGAGAGACCTTCGGTTTCGCCTCCCTCAAGTGCCCCCAGGTGCGCATCGAAAAGGACGCCACCGTGGACCAGATGAGCGAGCGGGAGGCGGTCTTCTACGAACGCATGTTCCTGCTGGAACAGGGCGTTCAGCTCTTCGACAGTCTCCTCAGTGCATTCCTGAACGAGCGCCTGGCCGACGCCTGGGGCGCGCGCCTTGCGGCGGTCCAGGCCTGGCTGGACGGAAAGTAG
- the obgE gene encoding GTPase ObgE: MKFIDEVTLFTASGHGGAGCVAFRHEKFIEFGGPSGGDGGKGGDVIFVATSGLSTLLELRHRPHQKAEKGHNGMGKNRHGAGGEDLVIRVPVGTVVKDAETDEPLADLTEDGQRVVLLKGGRGGQGNARFATATNKAPKFAQPGEEGEERKLRLELKLMADVGLLGLPNAGKSSLISKISAARPKIADYPFTTMVPSLGVVEYKNYRSFVVADIPGIIEGAHAGAGLGHRFLKHLERSGILLHLVDISWMPERDPLAEYEAVCRELALFSPELAAKEQVVVITKTDLPQTREELAGIRGWFEERKIKVFPISSATGEGVEALLDEIARRLWADKG, translated from the coding sequence ATGAAATTCATTGATGAAGTAACCCTGTTCACCGCCTCCGGGCATGGCGGCGCCGGCTGCGTCGCCTTCCGCCACGAAAAGTTCATCGAGTTCGGCGGCCCCAGCGGCGGCGACGGCGGCAAGGGGGGGGACGTGATCTTCGTGGCCACCTCCGGCCTCTCCACCCTGCTGGAACTACGCCACCGGCCGCATCAGAAGGCGGAAAAGGGGCACAACGGCATGGGCAAGAACCGCCACGGCGCCGGAGGGGAGGATCTGGTCATCCGGGTGCCGGTGGGCACGGTGGTCAAGGATGCCGAGACCGACGAACCGCTGGCGGACCTGACCGAGGACGGGCAACGGGTGGTCCTGCTCAAGGGGGGACGGGGAGGGCAGGGGAACGCCCGCTTTGCCACCGCCACCAACAAAGCGCCCAAATTCGCCCAGCCGGGGGAGGAGGGGGAGGAACGCAAGCTGCGCCTGGAGTTGAAGCTCATGGCCGACGTGGGGCTGTTGGGGCTCCCCAATGCGGGCAAGTCGTCCCTCATCAGCAAGATCTCCGCCGCCCGCCCCAAAATCGCCGATTATCCCTTCACCACCATGGTCCCCAGCCTGGGGGTGGTGGAGTACAAGAACTACCGTTCCTTCGTGGTGGCCGACATCCCGGGCATCATCGAGGGGGCCCACGCCGGCGCCGGCCTGGGGCACCGCTTCCTCAAGCACCTGGAGCGTTCCGGCATCCTCTTGCATCTGGTGGACATCTCCTGGATGCCGGAGCGGGACCCCCTGGCCGAGTACGAGGCGGTCTGCCGCGAACTGGCCCTGTTCAGCCCCGAACTGGCCGCCAAGGAACAGGTGGTGGTGATCACCAAGACCGACCTCCCCCAGACCCGGGAAGAGCTTGCCGGGATCAGGGGGTGGTTCGAGGAGCGGAAGATCAAGGTCTTCCCCATCTCCTCCGCCACCGGCGAGGGGGTCGAGGCGCTGCTGGACGAGATCGCCCGGCGGTTGTGGGCGGATAAGGGATAG
- the proB gene encoding glutamate 5-kinase, with translation MRKELLKTVKRVVIKIGSRVLTDADGALDLAVIGRICRDLATLHNRHLQVVVVSSGAIAAGRSELGLTEKPRTIPHKQAAAAIGQSLLMRAYEEALEPHGLKAAQILLTSEDLVNRQRFLNARATMDALLGFGIIPVINENDTVVVDEIKFGDNDNLSALVTNVAEAHLLLILTDIEGFYSADPHHDPEARLIPLVKGITREVERAAGGSDSTVGTGGMATKVAAAKKAGKNGVPTIMVDGKRDGIIAAALRGDEVGTLFLPAAVGLNRRKHWIAYTLKPSGRVVVDEGAREVLLKRGKSLLPSGVVRVEGRFERGGCVRICGPDGVEFARGLSDYSSAEAARLAGKKSSQIDAILGYHYGDVIIHRDNLVVL, from the coding sequence ATGCGTAAAGAGCTTTTGAAAACCGTGAAGCGGGTGGTGATCAAGATCGGCAGCCGGGTGCTGACCGATGCCGACGGCGCCCTGGACCTGGCGGTCATCGGGCGGATCTGCCGCGATCTCGCCACGTTGCACAACCGGCACCTGCAGGTGGTGGTGGTGTCGTCCGGCGCCATCGCCGCCGGCAGGAGCGAGTTGGGGCTGACGGAAAAGCCCCGGACCATCCCCCACAAGCAGGCGGCGGCGGCCATCGGCCAGTCGCTCCTCATGCGGGCCTACGAAGAGGCCCTGGAGCCCCACGGCCTCAAGGCGGCCCAGATCCTCCTGACCAGCGAGGACCTGGTCAACCGGCAGCGCTTCCTCAATGCCCGCGCCACCATGGACGCCCTGTTGGGCTTCGGCATCATCCCGGTGATCAACGAGAACGACACCGTGGTGGTGGACGAGATCAAGTTCGGGGACAACGACAACCTGTCGGCCCTGGTCACCAACGTGGCCGAGGCCCACCTGCTGCTGATCCTGACCGATATCGAGGGGTTCTACAGCGCCGATCCCCATCATGACCCGGAAGCCCGGCTGATACCCCTGGTGAAGGGGATCACCCGCGAGGTGGAACGGGCGGCCGGAGGTTCCGACTCCACCGTCGGCACCGGCGGCATGGCCACCAAGGTGGCGGCCGCCAAGAAGGCGGGCAAGAACGGCGTCCCCACCATCATGGTGGACGGCAAGCGCGACGGGATCATCGCCGCGGCCCTGCGGGGGGACGAGGTGGGCACCCTGTTCCTCCCCGCCGCCGTGGGGCTGAACCGGCGCAAGCACTGGATCGCCTACACCCTCAAACCGTCCGGCAGGGTGGTGGTGGACGAGGGGGCGCGGGAGGTCTTGCTGAAGCGGGGCAAGAGCCTGCTGCCGTCTGGCGTGGTGCGGGTCGAGGGGCGTTTCGAACGGGGGGGGTGCGTGCGGATCTGCGGGCCGGACGGGGTGGAGTTCGCACGGGGGCTGTCGGACTACTCCAGCGCCGAAGCGGCCCGGCTGGCGGGAAAGAAGAGCAGCCAGATCGACGCAATCCTGGGGTATCACTACGGTGATGTGATCATCCACCGGGACAATCTGGTGGTGCTGTAG
- the bamD gene encoding outer membrane protein assembly factor BamD: MRRSAITSPIIPTLALILLLAGAFCAPAAELDDSNLFVEAFTAYQKKDYLLAIDKVKQLTQVFPDTPLKDVSLLLLARSGLKSGDNTLAARTVNQFIGEFPANPLRSSIEDDLLALGTRLHKGEKLAENRTLHLAAVKVRNEQLAVERAIAEKQEQERLARLRAEQERIAREKAELERRERERIAAEKAAKEAIRTATAITVEKSRIALAGQDGALPFEIANNTKNSEEYLLEASAPAEYGAHLSAEAAPGAATDRVTIGAGQSFKGVISFHVPSDRVDGERKNMALKAVSARFGDVALTRDTQVTVAAPLVRVVARPASQSIVPGGQVRYRMTVLNIGSRTAQDLTGRLILPPQFEFPDAENPQFHREAADTLSFRIDPLETGKMTEYYLNLKVRGDSAIGQEVRCRVEVFNGQLQRRDTFASSSATVQAN, from the coding sequence ATGCGTCGATCAGCGATCACCTCCCCCATCATCCCGACGCTGGCGCTTATCCTTCTGCTCGCCGGGGCGTTCTGCGCCCCGGCGGCAGAGCTTGACGACTCAAACCTCTTTGTCGAGGCCTTCACCGCCTACCAGAAAAAGGATTACCTCCTGGCCATCGACAAGGTCAAGCAGCTTACCCAGGTCTTCCCCGACACCCCGCTCAAGGACGTATCCCTGCTGCTTCTGGCCCGTTCCGGCCTGAAATCCGGCGACAATACGCTGGCGGCCCGGACCGTCAACCAGTTCATCGGCGAATTTCCGGCCAACCCCTTGCGGTCGAGCATCGAGGACGATCTGCTCGCCCTGGGAACGCGCCTGCACAAGGGTGAAAAACTCGCCGAGAACAGGACGCTGCACCTGGCCGCCGTCAAGGTGCGCAACGAGCAGCTCGCCGTCGAGCGGGCCATCGCCGAGAAACAGGAGCAGGAGCGCCTGGCCCGGCTCAGGGCCGAACAGGAGCGCATCGCCCGGGAGAAGGCCGAACTGGAGCGCCGCGAGCGGGAACGGATTGCGGCTGAAAAGGCCGCCAAGGAGGCGATCCGCACCGCCACCGCCATCACCGTGGAGAAGAGCCGCATCGCCCTGGCGGGACAGGACGGGGCCCTCCCCTTCGAGATCGCCAACAACACCAAAAACAGTGAGGAGTACCTCCTGGAGGCCAGCGCACCCGCGGAATACGGCGCGCACCTGTCGGCCGAGGCGGCGCCGGGCGCGGCAACCGACCGGGTGACCATCGGGGCGGGGCAATCCTTCAAGGGGGTCATCTCGTTCCACGTCCCCTCCGACCGGGTGGACGGCGAACGGAAAAACATGGCGCTCAAGGCGGTCTCCGCCCGCTTCGGCGACGTGGCCCTCACCAGGGATACCCAGGTGACCGTCGCCGCGCCGCTGGTGCGTGTGGTCGCCCGCCCGGCCAGCCAGTCCATCGTCCCGGGCGGCCAGGTCCGCTACCGCATGACGGTGCTGAACATCGGCTCCCGGACGGCCCAAGACCTGACCGGACGCCTGATCCTGCCGCCCCAGTTCGAGTTCCCGGATGCAGAGAACCCCCAGTTCCACCGGGAAGCAGCCGACACCCTGTCGTTCAGGATCGACCCTCTGGAAACCGGCAAGATGACGGAATATTATCTCAATCTCAAGGTACGCGGCGACAGCGCCATCGGGCAGGAGGTGCGCTGCCGGGTGGAGGTGTTCAACGGCCAGTTGCAGCGCAGGGATACCTTCGCCTCAAGTTCCGCGACGGTGCAGGCCAACTAA